The proteins below come from a single Leishmania major strain Friedlin complete genome, chromosome 20 genomic window:
- a CDS encoding putative SNAP protein translates to MSSADSMFADADKKTKKMFFKDFEGAFDLFNKAGVRYKLDKDYMRAGEAYSRAGDCAVKLGDKAGACMAFADAANAYKKIDAGKAKTMVDMAVRLQLENNRLSGAARLLLEFATSLEEQGSGMDAIPYYEQAMQYFNAEDQKAQAQKCMIAIGKICGENDQYGKALMYYERIANEMLGGPLKFQAQDYFLRAMLCRYAMVNNDNRFEGSEECRDALQQYMSADIYLKNTREAEFLQLILEAVTDNDMEKFELGVSLLQDIRKLDDWKTHVLLVVKHNMESLT, encoded by the coding sequence ATGTCCTCCGCCGACTCCATGTTCGCAGATGCGGacaagaaaacgaagaagaTGTTCTTCAAGGACTTCGAGGGCGCCTTCGACCTCTTCAACAAGGCCGGCGTTCGGTACAAGCTGGACAAGGACTACATGCGCGCCGGCGAGGCCTACTCGCGCGCCGGAGACTGTGCGGTGAAGCTTGGCGACAAGGCGGGCGCCTGTATGGCCTTTGCCGACGCCGCGAATGCCTACAAGAAGATCGACGCGGGCAAAGCCAAGACGATGGTAGACATGGCAGTGCGTCTGCAGCTTGAAAACAACCGCCTGtccggcgcggcgcggcttcTCTTGGAGTTCGCTACCTCTCTCGAGGAGCAGGGGTCCGGCATGGACGCCATCCCATATTATGAGCAAGCCATGCAGTACTTCAACGCCGAGGACCagaaggcgcaggcgcagaaGTGCATGATCGCGATAGGGAAGATCTGCGGCGAGAACGACCAGTATGGCAAAGCTCTCATGTACTACGAACGCATCGCCAATGAGATGCTTGGCGGTCCTCTCAAGTTTCAGGCGCAGGACTACTTCCTGCGGGCGATGCTATGCCGCTACGCCATGGTGAACAACGACAACCGCTTCGAGGGGAGCGAGGAGTGCCGCGACGCACTGCAGCAGTACATGTCTGCCGACATCTATCTAAAGAACACGCGCGAGGCGGAGTTCCTGCAGCTCATCCTGGAGGCCGTCACCGACAACGACATGGAGAAGTTTGAGCTCGGTGTGTCACTGCTGCAGGACATTCGCAAGCTGGACGACTGGAAGACGCATGTGCTGCTCGTGGTGAAGCACAACATGGAGAGCCTCACGTAA